The genomic region GCAGGAGGGGCTTTCATTCAATCGCCGTTTCTGGATGAAGAACGGCACCGTGGTCTTCAACCCCGGCCAACTCAATCCCGATATCGTGCGCCCCGCGGGACCTATTGACCCGGATGTTGGCATCCTGCTCGCGCGCGGCCTCGACGCGGCACAACCTTTCGCGGGTCTGACCGTCTTCGCCGTGCACTCCGACACTGTGGGCGGCACGGAATACAGCGCGGACTACTCGTATTTCCTCCAACAGACGCTCCGCGGCGCGTTCGGCCAGCAATTCACCTCGACCTTGGGCCTGGGTACATGCGGCGACCTCAACCACATCAATGTCAACGAAGCGCCCGCCTCCCGGCAGAAGTTCCAGATTGCCGAGCGCATCGGTGACACACTCGGGCGGGTGGTCGTTGAGCAATCGAAGCAACTACCGACCCTCTCGAAGCCCGCCCTGGCCGCTCGAAGCGCCGTCGTGCGGGTGCCCTTCCAGCAGGCCACACCGGAAGAGATCGCCGAGGCCCGTGCGGTCATGGAGAAATTCTATGACAGGGACACCCCATTCCTTACCAAGGTGGCTGCCGTTCGCACGCTCGATCTGGCCCGTCTGAGCCCGCGTTACCCACTGGAGGTGCAGGTGTTCCGCCTGGACGCCGAAACCGCAATTGTCTGCCTGCCGTGCGAGATTTTCGTCGAGTTGGGCCTGGCCATCAAGCAGGCCTCTCCCTTCCAGCGCACGATGGTGATCGAGATCTGCAACGATCGCCCGAGCTACGTCCCAACGCTCAAGGCCTTCGGCGAGGGCAGCTACGAAGTCACCAACGCCCGCGTCAAGCCCGGCGCCGGCGAGATGCTGGTGGACGCGGCGGTGAAATTGTTGAAGGAAGTGAGGGAGTAGACTGCGGTCCACACTGCTCACGCCCTCGCACCAATGACCCCGTCCGGCCCTCCTCGCCCTCCCAGCCCCAGCCTCCTTCCCACTCTCGGCCTGTTCACCACTGTGATGCTGGTCATCGGCGGTGTCATCGGCTCGGGCATCTTCCGCAAGCCCGGCGTCATGGCGGCACAGGTCGGCTCGCCCGAGCTGCTCCTGGGTGTCTGGGTGCTGGCCGGTGTGCTCACCCTGTTCGGTGCGCTCACCAACGCCGAGATCGCCAGCATGATCCCGGAAACCGGCGGCCAGTACATCTACTTCGAGCGTATGTATGGCCCGTTCCTGGCCTTCCTGTATGGCTGGGCCATCTTCGCCATCATCCAATGCGGGTCCATCGCAGCGATCACTTACGTCTTCGCTGAATATGCCACCCACTTCCTCCCCCTGCCCGAACTTCCGGCCACCCTCGCCGCCTGGTCCTTCCATGTCCCGTTCGTCGGCGACGTCTCGCCTCTCAAGGAAATCGGCGTCAAATGTCTCGCCGCTGCCGTCATTGTCCTCCTCACCGCCATTAACTACCTCGGCGTCCGGTTTGGCGGCCTGGTGCAGAACATCTTCACTATTGCCAAGGTCGCCGCCATGTTGCTGCTGGTAATCGCCGCATTCTGTCTGCCGACCGGCGGATCCACAGCGAACCTCACCACCCCCAGCGCCCATATCCATCTCACCGGCCTGGCCCTTGTCGCCGGCATCGCCGCCGCCCTCCAGGGCGCCTTCTGGGCCTACGACGGCTGGAACAAACTCACCTACATCGCCGGCGAAGTGAAACAGCCCCAGCGCAACATCCCCCTCGGCCTCTTCTGGGGAATGCTCGCTGTCACTGCCGTTTACCTGCTCATCAACGTCGCCTACGCTTACGTGTTGCCTATAGACCAGATGGCCCAGTCCAAGCTTGTCGCCGCCGACGTTGCCGAACGATGCTTCGCCGGCGGCGGACGCTGGATCGCCGCCGCCGTCATGGTCTCCACCTTCGGTACCGCCAACGCCACCATCCTGGCCACCGCCCGCCTCTACTACTCCATGGCCCGCGCGGATTACTTCCCCCGCCCCCTCGCCCGTGTCCATCCCCGCTTCCACACCCCTGCCGCATCGCTGGTCGCCCAAGGCATCTGGAGCGCCCTGCTCCTCTTCAGTGGCACCTTCGACACCCTCACCGACACCCTCATCTTCGTGAGCTGGTTCTTCTATGCCGCCAGCGCCTACGGCATCTTCGTCCTCCGCCGCAAAATGCCCGACGCCCCACGCCCCTACAAAGTCCCCGGCTACCCTTTTGTCCCCTGGACCTTCGTCATCTTCTCCGTGCTCTACCTCGGCTTCACCATCTACAACGACGTGATCGGCTACCAGGCCGCTGTGGCCGCCGGCAAACCCGCCCTCATCAACTCCGCCTTTGGCACCGCCCTCACCCTCATCGGCGCCCCCCTCTACCTCTTCTACCGCTCCCGCCAACCCGCTCGCTCCCGCAGCGCATAAAATGCAGGCTGCACTCTCCCCGGCGAACCGACGCCTCGCCTTTTGGACTGCGGCGGCAGAGCGCAGCGGCGACGCCGCTTTTCCGGAATCGGCATGCCTCCGAAAGCGGCGTGGCGCTTCGCTTCCCGCCACACTCCAAAAGCTGTGCGAGACCTGTCGGCCTGAGAAATCGCGCCGACTCACGCGTACCGCCCTCCAGGGCCAGTCCCTTCTGCGTCAAAGAAAAGGGGCGCGGTTCTGGCGAGCCGCGCCCCGTTATATTGGCAGGCAGCGCTGTTCCCAGCGCGCCCTGCTCCATCACTCCGCCACGCCGCTTTCGTGTCGGCTCACGCCGCCTAATTCAGAATGGCCGCGATATCCGATTGCGCATCCTTGATCGGCATCAGGTTGAACTTCTCCACCAGCACGTTCAGCACGTTCGGGGTCACGAACGCCGGCAATGTCGGCCCCAATCGGATGTTCCGGATGCCCAGGTAAAGCAGCGTCAGCAGGATCGCCACCGCCTTCTGCTCGTACCATGACAACACCAGCGACAGCGGCAGATCGTTCACCCCGCAGTTGAACGCCTTGGACAGGGCGACCGCGATCTGGATCGCCGCGTAGGCGTCGTTGCACTGCCCGATGTCCAACAGGCGCGGAATCCCGCCAATGGTTCCAAAATCCAGCTTGTTGAACCGATACTTACCGCACGCCAGGGTTAGGATTACGCAATCCTCCGGCAGCGATTCGGTAAACTCGGTGTAGTAGTTCCGTCCCGCCCGCGCCCCGTCGCAGCCGCCCACCAGGAAGAAATGCCGGATCGCCCCGGTCTTGACCGCGTCAATTACCTTGTCGGCTACGCCGAGCACGGCGTTGTGGCCAAACCCGACCAGGATCGTCTTGTCCGGCCCGTCTTCGCTGAACCCGGGCGCTGCCAATGCCGCCTCGATCACCGGGGCGAAATCGCCGTTCGCGATATGGGGAATCCCCGGCCAGCCCACGTGGCCCGCAGTGAAGATGCGACGCTTGTAGCCTTCCTGCGGCTCCTGCAAGCAATTCGTCGTCATCAGGATCGCCCCCGGGAATGCCCGGAACTCGTCCCGCTGGTCCTGCCAGGCCCCGCCGTAGTTGCCCACCAGGTGCCGGTATTTTTTGAACTTCGGATAACCGTGCGCTGGCAACATCTCACCGTGGGTGTAGACATTGATCCCCATGCCCTCCGTCTGCTGCAAGAGCTTCTCAAGGTCTTTCAGGTCGTGCCCCGATACGAGAATGGCCTTGCCTTTCACCGGCTCGACGCGCACCGGCGTCGGCACCGGATGCCCATAAGTGCTGGTGTGCGCATGGTCGAGAATCTCCATCGTCTTGAGGTTAATCTCCCCGCACTTGAGACACATCGCGAGCAACTGATCCTCCGACGGC from Candidatus Paceibacterota bacterium harbors:
- a CDS encoding neutral/alkaline non-lysosomal ceramidase N-terminal domain-containing protein produces the protein MNYITRKLLLYFLPALCLLVGCSHVNQTASPAPPLHVGAAEVDITPPVGYRMAGYFNERISTGIHDPLHAKAIVLQQGRQQVALVACDLIGVPLSVSTAARAQASQRSGIPAANIVICATHTHTGPLYEGPLREYFHEAALKKNQTDPQEKVDYAAFLTDRLVNVIAAAQATLRPAQLQAGIAKQEGLSFNRRFWMKNGTVVFNPGQLNPDIVRPAGPIDPDVGILLARGLDAAQPFAGLTVFAVHSDTVGGTEYSADYSYFLQQTLRGAFGQQFTSTLGLGTCGDLNHINVNEAPASRQKFQIAERIGDTLGRVVVEQSKQLPTLSKPALAARSAVVRVPFQQATPEEIAEARAVMEKFYDRDTPFLTKVAAVRTLDLARLSPRYPLEVQVFRLDAETAIVCLPCEIFVELGLAIKQASPFQRTMVIEICNDRPSYVPTLKAFGEGSYEVTNARVKPGAGEMLVDAAVKLLKEVRE
- a CDS encoding amino acid permease, which produces MTPSGPPRPPSPSLLPTLGLFTTVMLVIGGVIGSGIFRKPGVMAAQVGSPELLLGVWVLAGVLTLFGALTNAEIASMIPETGGQYIYFERMYGPFLAFLYGWAIFAIIQCGSIAAITYVFAEYATHFLPLPELPATLAAWSFHVPFVGDVSPLKEIGVKCLAAAVIVLLTAINYLGVRFGGLVQNIFTIAKVAAMLLLVIAAFCLPTGGSTANLTTPSAHIHLTGLALVAGIAAALQGAFWAYDGWNKLTYIAGEVKQPQRNIPLGLFWGMLAVTAVYLLINVAYAYVLPIDQMAQSKLVAADVAERCFAGGGRWIAAAVMVSTFGTANATILATARLYYSMARADYFPRPLARVHPRFHTPAASLVAQGIWSALLLFSGTFDTLTDTLIFVSWFFYAASAYGIFVLRRKMPDAPRPYKVPGYPFVPWTFVIFSVLYLGFTIYNDVIGYQAAVAAGKPALINSAFGTALTLIGAPLYLFYRSRQPARSRSA
- the hcp gene encoding hydroxylamine reductase, coding for MFCYQCEQTSRGVGCQDFSVCGKDENSAILQDLLVHAAKGIAQYAHRARGLGAKDPAVDRFILKAMFITVTNVNFDAEAIAAALREAAQVRDKAKAMYEAAARKAGKTPETVNGPSTWAPAPTQEGLVAQGRIVSVLTRKDKLGPDINGLQELLVYGIKGAAAYADHAQILGQEADEVYAFFEEALSCLAEETPSEDQLLAMCLKCGEINLKTMEILDHAHTSTYGHPVPTPVRVEPVKGKAILVSGHDLKDLEKLLQQTEGMGINVYTHGEMLPAHGYPKFKKYRHLVGNYGGAWQDQRDEFRAFPGAILMTTNCLQEPQEGYKRRIFTAGHVGWPGIPHIANGDFAPVIEAALAAPGFSEDGPDKTILVGFGHNAVLGVADKVIDAVKTGAIRHFFLVGGCDGARAGRNYYTEFTESLPEDCVILTLACGKYRFNKLDFGTIGGIPRLLDIGQCNDAYAAIQIAVALSKAFNCGVNDLPLSLVLSWYEQKAVAILLTLLYLGIRNIRLGPTLPAFVTPNVLNVLVEKFNLMPIKDAQSDIAAILN